TAAAGCCGCTCAACAACATTACCACGGTATCGGCGCAGATGGCCAAGGGCAGGTTTAACGTGAGAATCAAAGGCGATTATAAATACGAGCTTGGTGAGCTGTCGTCAACCCTGAACTACATGGCGCAGGAGATTGTACGAAGCAATCAGGTAAAGGATGATTTTGTTTCATCCATTTCGCATGAGCTGCGGACTCCGCTCACAAGCATTAAGGGCTGGAGTGAAACGCTCGACTCCGGTGGCTATGATCCGGAAGAAACGAAGATCGGGATGCAGATTATTTCTAAGGAAACCGATCGTTTGATCGGTCTTGTTGAAGAGTTGCTCGACTTCTCCAAGCTCCAGCAGAATGAGATGAAACTTGTGAAGGGTATCGTGAATTTACGGGAGCTTCTGCAAGAGATTATGCTCAATCTGTGGACAAAGGCCGAGAAGAGGGGCATCCAGATCAAACTGGAGTCCGACGAAAAACCGATTATCTATGGGGACGCCAACCGGTTGAAACAGGTGTTTCTGAACATTGTGGACAACGCGGTTAAATTCTCGCATGAGAACGGAGTGATCAACCTGTCCTTCGCTATGGAAGACAAGTTTGTTATCGTAACCGTGGAAGATCACGGTATTGGCATATCGGACGAACATCTCCGGCGGGTAAAGGACCGGTTCTTCCAGGTTAATCCGCTTAACGGGGGAACGGGACTGGGCCTTGCGATTACGCAGCAGCTCATTGAGCTCCATGGGGGCACGATGGAGATGGAAAGCGAGCTCGGGCACGGAACGTCTGTTATTGTCAAGCTGCCGCTGCCTGAAGGGAAAATACCGATGGCCGGCGGATTAGAGAACGGTGAGGATGACGTAGCCGGACCGACCGTATAAGCTTTGCCGGGTTACCGGCAAAGCTTTTTCTTAAGATTAACTGTAAGCATAGGCTCCACTTTGTGGGGTAATGTGTATTGTATTCGGGTCTCGCAAAGTATTTGGCACAAGTTTCGAAGCATAGATAGACTCCACTTTGTGGGGCTGTTTAAAAGGGAGAGTGCAGAAGTGGGATACACAGCAGCAACGTTTTCTACGGAGCAAGGTCTGTTTGAATTAAAGGCGGCTGAAGCAGAACAGGCAGGGGAAATGCTGTCGCTTCTCAAGGAAGCGGCGGAGGTAATGGAGCAGCAAGGGCGCAAGCAGTGGAGTCCATCGCTCTTTTCCTTGGACTTGATGGAGCAGTACCTGGCGGAGCGCGAAGTGTTCATCCTATGGCATAGAGACATGGCCGTCGGCATGTTTACGTTACAGTATAGGGATCCAGCCTATTGGGGAAATCGGGACGATCCGGCCTATGGTTATTTGCATCGGCTGACCGTACGCGCTTCCTATCGGGGACTGGAGCTGGGAACAAAGATGATTTCTTTTGCGGAATCGTATTTGTTATCCAAGGGTAAACAGGGTTTCAGACTGGATTGCGTATCCCATCTGCCAACGCTGAATCAATTTTATCAGCGCCAAGGATTTCTGTTCGTGGCTAAGCAGGATATGGGTGGTCGCTTCGTGAATTTATATGAGAAGAGGTTTATGTAATAATTTTACCGTGTTACCAATCTATGTCGCATGCGCTTAAGACACAGTCAGCAGGGCACGATACATGAGAAAAAGCGATCCGTCACGGATCGCTTTTTTGTATAAAAGTCTGAAGGATTTATCTCAGAGCTAATATTCTGTTGAAGAAACTCGTTTAAGATGAAGAGACATTCGCCCGCAAGCGTCCTTTTTCGTATACATCCTGAAGCAGTCGGGACGGTTGGGTACGAATGGTTGGTTTCGGAAGCACCGTCTCGTAAGGTCCAACGACCACAACGTTGCCAGGGGCTCCTTTTACAATCGCTCCATCCTTGATGATCGCTCCCTCGCCAATAATAGCATGCTCGATATGGACACCTTTGCCGATTTTGGCATTCGGCATGACCACACTGTCCTTGACGATGGAGTATTTGCCGATCTCCGCACCGCAGAATATAACGGAGCTCTTGGCTTTTCCTTCGAAGGTGCATTGGTCATGAATCAAGCAGTCCGTGTGTTCCGCATTGCGTGTCCGCGCTGCCGAAAGTTTGGTCTTCCATGCACGGGTATACATGGGCCAATCGGATCTCTCCAGAACGAGCTCGTTTTGGCTAAGCACATCCATGTGGGCTTCCCAGAGGCTCTCTACGGTGCCCACATCGCGCCAGTAGCCCTGGAAGCGAAACGCAAGCAGCGACTCTTCTCCGGACAGCATCTTCGGGATGACATCCTTCCCGAAGTCATGGCTGGAGTTTGGATCAGCCGCATCCTCAATGAGGTGCTGCTTCAGATAGTCCCAACGGAACAAATAAATGCCCATTGAGGCAAGGTTGCTTTGCGGTTCTGCCGGCTTTTCGGCAAATTGGGTGATATTGAGATTGTCATCAACGCTCATGACGCCGAACCGGCTGGCGTCTTCCCATGGCACTTCCATCACGGAGATCGTGGCAGGAGCCGCTTGTTTCATGTGAGCTTCAAGCATTTCGCGGTAATCCATCTGGTAAATATGGTCCCCGGATAGAATGAGGACGTGTTCGGGATTTTGATCATCGATGTATGGAATGTTTTTATAAATGGCGTCTGCTGTACCCAAGTATCCATCTTGGTGTGTACTGTTGGATGGAAGCAGAGCAATGCCTTCGCGTCCTGTATGTGTTAGTCCCCAGGGTTCACCTTCACCGATATGTTCGTGTAATGATTCTGCCTCATATTGTGTAAGTACTCCAACCGTATCGATTCCGGAGTTCACACAATTGCTGAGAGGAAAATCGATTATACGATAATGTCCGCCAAAAGGAACGGCGGGTTTTGCCAGCTTGGACGTAAGGGGAGCTAATCGTTTACCCTCTCCACCGGCCAGAAGCATAGCAATACAGTCTTTTCTCTTCATCACGTTTCCCTCCCAATGTATTTTCACGTTGTACATTACATAAACGACATTCCCGGGGTTTGAAACGATTATATTGAAAAAGTAAAATGAAAATTACAAAATTATTTTTCAGGGACATTTTTTATTTTCAACATGGTTAGAATGGGGTAATAGCACTAATAATATGGATTTTTAAGAAAAAGCGGGTGACGATGATTGAACCAAGCAGTTAGGGAAGGAAACATGACTCCGGAACAATTGTATTTATTTCATGAAGGAACCTGGTATCACAGTTACCAATGCATGGGCGCACACCGTGCAACTGAAGATGGAGAAGAAGGCGTGCGGTTTACGGTATGGGCTCCAAATGCAAGGCAGGTGGGTCTTGCCGGAGACTGGAACGGCTGGGACGGTTCCCAAGACACGTTATATAGGATACCCGATTCGGGAATTTGGAGTCGGTTTTTCCCTGGGATGCAGACTGGAACTTATTACAAATATCATATCACCGGACCGTATGGAGAAACGTTCTTGAAGGCCGATCCATACGCGTTTCAAGCCGAAGTTCGACCTGCAACGGCATCGGTTGTGACCGATCTCTCTGGATATCATTGGCAAGATGCTGCATGGAAAAGAAAGAACAAATCCCCTTACACCAAGCCGATGAACATATATGAAATGCATTTTGGAACCTGGCGGCAAAAGGCGGACGGCTCGTTCTATACATACCGCGAACTGGCTGGCCTACTGATTCCTTACTTGGTGGAGATGTGTTATACCCATGTGGAATTCATGCCCTTGGCTGAGCATCCGTATGACCTTTCATGGGGGTATCAGGGAACCGGATTCTTTGCGCTGACCAGCAGATACGGAAGTCCCCATGATTTCATGTATCTTGTTGATCAGCTGCATCAAGCAGGTATCGGCGTGCTGCTCGACTGGGTGCCCGCACATTTTGCCAAGGATGCCCACGGGCTTCGGCTGTTTGACGGGGCGCCTCTTTATGAGTACGCAGATCCGCAAAAAGCAGAGAAACCGGGCTGGGGAACACTGTCTTTCGATTATGCCAAGCCAGAGGTGATTTCATTCCTCATCTCCAATGCCTTATTTTGGATGGATATGTATCATATTGATGGTCTTCGTGTTGACGCCGTGACAAGCATGATCCGGCTGGATTTTGAAAAGCGAGAAGGTCAGTACAGCCTTAATGCGCATGGTGGGGTGGAAAATCTTGAAGCGATATCCTTTCTGCAGGAATTGAATAAAGCCGTGTTTCGGTATTACCCGAATGCCTTGATGATGGCCGAGGAATCCAGCGCATGGGCAGGGGTTACCGCACCCGTGCACGAGGGAGGTCTCGGGTTTAATTACAAATGGAATATGGGCTGGATGAATGACACGCTGTCCTATGTGGAGCAAGAATTCGATCAGCGGCCTACCCATCATAATTTACTAACATTTCCCATTTGTTATGCCTATTCAGAGAATTTTACATTACCGCTGTCCCACGATGAAGTAGTTCATGGGAAGAAATCACTGCTTAATAAAATGCCGGGGAGTTATGAACAGAAGTTTGCGGGCCTCCGGATTTTGCTCGGATATCAGATCACCCAGCCCGGCAAGAAGCTGCTGTTTATGGGGGGCGAGTTCGGCCAGTTCATTGAATGGAAGGATCAGGAGCAGCTGGATTGGCTGCTGCTGGACTACGAAAGCCACCGGAAGCAGCTGGCTTATACGTCAGCGTTAAACCGCATGTATGTGGAGGAGAAGGCGCTATGGGAGCAGGATCACAGATGGGAAGGCTTTGAGTGGCTTAGCGCCGATGATCATGAGCAAAGTGTCCTATCGTACATGAGAGTGGGCGCAAAACCTGGTGATACACTGATCATCGTCATTAATTTTCAGCCCCGGGCATATGACCAATATCGGATCGGCTTACCGAGATCGGGGCAGTACGTGGAAATATTGAATTCCGATCACACCGATTATGGCGGCTCCGGACTGGTCAATAACGAAGTCATGAAAGCGGAGAAAATGGTCTGGCATGGCCAAACATACAGCCTGGAGATCAAGCTGCCTCCGCTGAGTATGGTGGTATTAAAGAAAAAGCCGCGTTCCAGAAAGCCGCGGGCTCAAGAGGACGTTTCACTGAAGGCGGCAAAAGTAAAAGAAAAGACGGCACGAAAAACCAAGCGAAATCAAAGGGGGAAGCAGGATTGAAATTGTTATTTGCAGCCTCAGAGTGTGGACCGTACATCAAAACAGGCGGATTGGCGGATGTGATCGCTGCTTTGCCTAAATCCCTTCATGGCATGGGCGAGGATATTCGGGTGGTTCTGCCCAAATATCGGGGAATTCCTGAGGACTACCGGGAGCGCATGGCGCATGTAGGGGAAACCCGGGTTCGGGTAGGCTGGCGCGAGCAGTATTGCGGCATCGAGTCCCTGGTTGAGGGCGGGGTCACGATCTATTTCATAGATAATGAATATTATTTTGGCCGCGACGGCATTTACGGCTACATGGACGATGGCGAACGCTTTTCGTTCTTCAACCGTGCCGTCCTTGAGCTATTGCCGGTTATCGACTTTCAGCCGGACGTGCTTCACTGCCATGATTGGCATACGGCCATGATTCCGCTTCTCCTTGAAGATGTCTACCGTCATGATCCCTACTATGCGGGAATACGAACCGTATTTACAATCCACAATTTGTTGTATCAAGGTGTGTTTCCGTACGAGGTGCTGGTCGATCTGCTTGGAATCCACAGCCGCCATTTTACAGCGGAAGGCGTGGAATATTACGGAAACGTAAATTTCATGAAAGCGGGCATCGTCTATGCAGACCATGTAACGACGGTAAGCCCGACTTATGCCTCGGAGATTCAGACCGGTTATTACGGATACGGCCTCGACGGGCTTTTGTCAGCCCAAGGTTCGAGATTAAGCGGTATCGTGAATGGCATTGATACCAAGAGCTACAACCCGGCGACCGATTCGCATATCGCGATGAAGTACCGGAGCGGTCTGAATAAAAAAACGCAGAACAAAATTGCCTTGCAGGAAGAGTTGAATCTTCCCGTGGCACCGCATATTCCGTTGATGTCCATGGTGACGCGGCTGGTCGATTCGAAGGGACTCGATCTGGTCATTCGGATTCTGGATGAGCTGCTCTACTACGATGAGATTCAATTTGTTGTCCTGGGAACGGGGGACCCTTCTTATGAACATTGGTTCCGGGAAGCGGCGAATCGGTATCCCAATAAAATGTCGGCCCAGATTCGCTTTAATGAACCGTTATCTCGGCGCTTCTACGCTGGCAGCGACCTGTTCCTGATGCCTTCCAAATTTGAACCGTGCGGTATCAGCCAACTCATCGCCATGCGGTACGGCAGTGTGCCGATTGTCCGCGAAACAGGCGGACTGAATGATACAGTTCATGCATACAACGAATATACGGGGGAAGGGAACGGATTCTCCTTTAAGGATTACAATGCGCATGATATGATGAACACGATCCGGCGCGCGACCGCTATTTACCGCCAGCCTGAGCACTGGCGTAAAGTGAGCAAGAATGCGTTGGGCGGAGATTACAGCTGGAACGTTTCGGCCAAGGAATATCAGGAGATCTACCAGCAAATCACCAAATCTCATGCTTAAAAACGGCAACAAGACACAGGGGTGCAAGGATAGCTGAATAACGCTGCTATCCTTGCACCCCTATGTTCGTTAAAGCCTGGTATGGATTTTACGGTGTCAGTGGTTTACATAAGATGGGTTTACGAATGTTTCAATTGCCGGCATAAAATTCGATACGAGTATGGTTCTAAATCGATATGCATCGTACCGTTTACCGGTTTTACGGGATCCTTCGTCTCGGCATCAATCCAATCGGTCGTGACAATAGGATGCGAGATGGTCCGCTTCGAGTCGCTGTTGTTCATCCAGACGATAAAATGCATGGTCTCGTCCGCACGCTCGTACACAATGCAAGGATCATGGAGATTCGCTTGCAGGAAGCGGAAGCGTCCCTGTCTCAGCGCCTTATGCTTTTTCCGAAGCGCGATCATCCCTTGATAAAACTTATAGAGCTCTTGATTTCGTTTCTTAGGATCCCATTCCATGCATTTGCGGCAGTCGGGATCTCCGTCCCCTGTCAATCCGATTTCGTCGCCATAAAAGATGCACGGCGTTCCCATGAATGTAAACAGAAATACAACCGTGAGTTTCATGCGCCGGATATCTCCACCCACACGGGTAAGCAGCCGCGGCGTATCGTGGCTGCACAGCAGATTAAAGACCACTTCGTTGGTCTGCTGCGGATATCGCATCAGGATCGAACCGATGCGGTTGGCAAACGTGAGCCCGTCCATGTTGCCATTGAAGAATTCCAGGACCTTATCGGCAAAAGGATAATTCATCACGGAATCAAACTGGTCACCCTGCAGCCAGATTAAGGAGTCCGACCACACCTCGCCCACGATATAAGCTTCAGGGTTGGCTTTCTTGACTACCTGTCTGAAATCCCGCCAAAAATGATGGTCAATTTCATTGGCAACGTCCAGACGCCAGCCGTCGAGATTGATTTCCTTGATCCAATATTCGGCTACACCCAGCAAATACGCCTTCACTTCAGGATTGGCGGTATTGAATTTCGGCATATTTCCGAAAAAGCCGAAGGTGTCATAGCTGGGAATGCCATCCTTGACCTCGCATGGAAACTGGTTCACATGAAACCATTCGGCATATCTGGATTTTTCCCCGTGCTTCAGCACGTCCTGAAAGGGAGGAAACTCCTCGCTGCAGTGATTGAATACCGCATCGAGAATCACTCGAATGCCTTTTGCGTGGCAAGAATCTACTACTTTTTTCAGCAACTCATTATCGCCAAAGTGCGGATCCACCTGTTTATAATCAACCGTGTCATATTTATGATTGGAGGGGGAGAGGAAAAGCGGAGTAAAATAAATGGCGTTTATACCCAGATCAACGAGATCATCCAAATGATCCAGCACGCCCTGCAGATCACCGCCGAAGAAATTATCCACCTCCGGCTTGCCGCCCCAGACCTCGGTTTCTTCAGGATTGGTGGCGGGGTTTCCGTTAGCAAAGCGTTCCGTCATAATTTGATAAAACACGGCTTCTTTGGCCCATTCCGGTACTTTGAATACATCGATCTCATGTATGTACGGAAATTCAAAGTAACCTGCAGGCGGATAAGGATAGTCCCATCCAATCCCGCTGTCCACCATATATACCGTCTCATCTCCGGCATGAATCCGAAAGCCGTAGGACAGTCTTTTGTATTTCGGCCTGACTCCGCATTCCCAGTAATCAAACATGTCATCCGAGGCGGCCTTTTCCATGGTGATCTCGAAGTACGTACGGTCCCAATCGTATTTGTCGCCGGTCATGGCAACAACAGAATCAATGTCGTTTTTCTTGGTTCGGATCCGAAGATGAATGGTTTTTGTATCATATGCATAAGCCCATTTATCTCTTGGAACATGATACAGTGCTTCTAACAGCATGGTTACACCTCCTATATGAGTAAAGCTATAGCTAATTAATAACCAACTGCTGGCTTGCATGAATCATGGAGTGAAAGAGACAGTCCGGGAACCGTTCATTTATCATGTGCCGGATTTCATACGCTATTATAAGATGGGAAGGGAACGGATAGATTATGCATCATTAAAAAGGAGTTTGCCCTAGATCCTCTTATCACCTAATGGGTAATGCTGAAGGCCTGTATTTACATTAATATGAAGGAAGAAATGTATGGCCCTCTACTGGCTATATGGGCAAAGTATTATCCACAAAATGGCTATCTACTGATTTTACCCCCTAATTTATTTGTTTAAATGATTAAAGGAATGAAGAGTTACATAATCCTATGTGTATGATGAATTGACCATTGTATTAAAATAATGAAACAAACGCAATTAGTAAGGCTTATTAAGTATGATGATCATAAGAGCCGATGAATTTTCATTGCATATTCATGCATCCTGTTTTATAATGACTCAGTTGCATTTTTCTATGATTGAATCTATACGTAACAGTTAGGGGAGAAACGAGACATATGAAACGTAAATTTACAGCGTGGATGACCCTGTTCATGGTGGTTGTGCTGTCTTTTGGCAGTATCGTCCATGCGGAGGGTGAGAAGAAAACGGTGATTCTCGGTACGAGTGCCGATTATGCACCTTATGAGTTCCATAAAACGATAGATGGCGTGGATACCATCGTCGGATTTGACATCGACATCGCGAAGGAAATCGCCAAGGATCTTGGCGCCGAGCTCATTATTAAGGACACCTCCTTTGATGCACTCTTGCCAGAGCTGACGAGCGGACGCGTGGATTTCGTCATATCGGGCATGAATCCGACGGAAGAACGCCGAAAAAGCATCGATTTTTCCGAGCCTTATTATGCAGCGGAACAATCGGTCGTCGTCCGTAAGGAAGATGCGCTAAAGTTCAACACGCTTGAAAGCCTGGAGGGAGCTCGGATCGGGGTTCAGAAAAGCTCCATTCAGGAGTCCATTGCAAAAACAATCCCGAAAGCCAATGTGATATCACTGGATAAAATCCCGGACCTGCTGCTGCAGCTGGAATCTGAACGCGTGGATGTTGTCCTCGCCGAGTATCCGATCGCAAAGACCAATATGAATGAAGCAACGATGGCGATCACGGACGCTAAACCGACGGCTGAGAACGACGCCTATGCCATCGGGGTTCGTAAAGGGAACGAAGAGCTGCTGAAGAGCATTAATGCTACACTTGAGCGCTTGAAGGAGAATGACCAGATCCAGAAATTTGTCGACGAGGCCAGTGACCTGGCTGCAGGTCGTAAGGCAGAGAATCTGAACACATTTGAATTCTTTTGGAAATATCGCGATTATTATGCCAAGGGCATCCAGTTTACGCTGCTTATTTCGGCACTTGGTGTATTCTTCGGATTCATTCTCGGTCTGATTATCGCTTTAATGCGGATGTCGGGTGTCAAAATCCTTAAGTTTTTGGCTACCGCTTATATCGAGATCATCCGCGGTACCCCGATGCTGGTGCAGTTGTTTATTATTCATTACAGTTTGGCGGCGTTCGATATTAAATTCTCACCGATACAGTCGGGTATTTTGACGCTTTCTATCAACAGTGCGGCATATCTGGCTGAAATATTCCGTGCCGGCATTCAAGGCGTGGACCGCGGTCAATTGGAGGCCGCACGTTCCCTCGGAATGACCAAGGGCAAAGCGATGCGCCACATTATATTGCCGCAGGCGTTAAAAGGCGTTTTGCCTGCCATCGGTAATGAGTTTGTTGTCATCATTAAGGAATCCTCCATCGTCTCCTTTATCGGTGTGGTGGATATTATGTATCAAGCCCAGATTTTGCGCGGCATGACCTTTGCGGCATTAAATCCGCTGCTTGTGGCTGCCCTGATCTACTTTATACTGACATTCGTTCTTTCGAAGCTTCTGGGTGTCTGGGAAAGGAAGTTGAGTGCAAGTGATAACCGTTAAGGATCTTCATAAATCATTTGGCAAGCTGGAAATATTGAAGGGCATTAACATCGAGATTGCAAAAGGAGAAGTGGTGGTTGTCATCGGACCGAGCGGCTCCGGAAAAAGCACCTTTTTACGCTGTCTCAATTTGCTTGAAGTGCCGACCAGCGGCGAAATTTCGTTCGAGGGTGAGCTGATCACCGCCAAGAATCACAATATCAATGCTACCCGCGAGAAAATGGGCATGGTGTTTCAGCAGTTTAACCTGTTTCCTCACAAGAAGGTCATCGAGAATATTACGCTTGCTCCTATTCAGGTGAAGGGGGTCTCGGCGAAGGAAGCCGAGGCTACTGCAGACGAGCTGCTGAAGTCGGTGGGGCTGCAGGATAAGAAGGAGTCTTATCCTTCCCAGCTGTCCGGTGGACAGAAGCAGAGAATCGCCATAGCGCGAGCACTCGCGATGCAGCCGCATGTCATGCTGTTTGACGAACCAACCTCCGCACTGGACCCGGAGATGGTGGGTGAGGTATTGGAGGTAATGAAGAAGCTTGCCGATGGCGGGATGACGATGGTCATCGTCACCCATGAGATGGGCTTCGCCCGGGAAGTGGGAGATCGGATCCTGTTCATGGATGGCGGTAAAATCGTAGAGGAAGGTACGCCGGACCAGCTGTTTGGCAATCCGACCCATCCTCGTACGAAAGAGTTTTTAAGTAAGGTTTTGTAA
This Paenibacillus sp. JZ16 DNA region includes the following protein-coding sequences:
- a CDS encoding amino acid ABC transporter ATP-binding protein; this translates as MITVKDLHKSFGKLEILKGINIEIAKGEVVVVIGPSGSGKSTFLRCLNLLEVPTSGEISFEGELITAKNHNINATREKMGMVFQQFNLFPHKKVIENITLAPIQVKGVSAKEAEATADELLKSVGLQDKKESYPSQLSGGQKQRIAIARALAMQPHVMLFDEPTSALDPEMVGEVLEVMKKLADGGMTMVIVTHEMGFAREVGDRILFMDGGKIVEEGTPDQLFGNPTHPRTKEFLSKVL
- a CDS encoding ABC transporter substrate-binding protein/permease, with translation MKRKFTAWMTLFMVVVLSFGSIVHAEGEKKTVILGTSADYAPYEFHKTIDGVDTIVGFDIDIAKEIAKDLGAELIIKDTSFDALLPELTSGRVDFVISGMNPTEERRKSIDFSEPYYAAEQSVVVRKEDALKFNTLESLEGARIGVQKSSIQESIAKTIPKANVISLDKIPDLLLQLESERVDVVLAEYPIAKTNMNEATMAITDAKPTAENDAYAIGVRKGNEELLKSINATLERLKENDQIQKFVDEASDLAAGRKAENLNTFEFFWKYRDYYAKGIQFTLLISALGVFFGFILGLIIALMRMSGVKILKFLATAYIEIIRGTPMLVQLFIIHYSLAAFDIKFSPIQSGILTLSINSAAYLAEIFRAGIQGVDRGQLEAARSLGMTKGKAMRHIILPQALKGVLPAIGNEFVVIIKESSIVSFIGVVDIMYQAQILRGMTFAALNPLLVAALIYFILTFVLSKLLGVWERKLSASDNR
- a CDS encoding GNAT family N-acetyltransferase, whose translation is MGYTAATFSTEQGLFELKAAEAEQAGEMLSLLKEAAEVMEQQGRKQWSPSLFSLDLMEQYLAEREVFILWHRDMAVGMFTLQYRDPAYWGNRDDPAYGYLHRLTVRASYRGLELGTKMISFAESYLLSKGKQGFRLDCVSHLPTLNQFYQRQGFLFVAKQDMGGRFVNLYEKRFM
- a CDS encoding glucose-1-phosphate adenylyltransferase yields the protein MKRKDCIAMLLAGGEGKRLAPLTSKLAKPAVPFGGHYRIIDFPLSNCVNSGIDTVGVLTQYEAESLHEHIGEGEPWGLTHTGREGIALLPSNSTHQDGYLGTADAIYKNIPYIDDQNPEHVLILSGDHIYQMDYREMLEAHMKQAAPATISVMEVPWEDASRFGVMSVDDNLNITQFAEKPAEPQSNLASMGIYLFRWDYLKQHLIEDAADPNSSHDFGKDVIPKMLSGEESLLAFRFQGYWRDVGTVESLWEAHMDVLSQNELVLERSDWPMYTRAWKTKLSAARTRNAEHTDCLIHDQCTFEGKAKSSVIFCGAEIGKYSIVKDSVVMPNAKIGKGVHIEHAIIGEGAIIKDGAIVKGAPGNVVVVGPYETVLPKPTIRTQPSRLLQDVYEKGRLRANVSSS
- the glgA gene encoding glycogen synthase GlgA encodes the protein MKLLFAASECGPYIKTGGLADVIAALPKSLHGMGEDIRVVLPKYRGIPEDYRERMAHVGETRVRVGWREQYCGIESLVEGGVTIYFIDNEYYFGRDGIYGYMDDGERFSFFNRAVLELLPVIDFQPDVLHCHDWHTAMIPLLLEDVYRHDPYYAGIRTVFTIHNLLYQGVFPYEVLVDLLGIHSRHFTAEGVEYYGNVNFMKAGIVYADHVTTVSPTYASEIQTGYYGYGLDGLLSAQGSRLSGIVNGIDTKSYNPATDSHIAMKYRSGLNKKTQNKIALQEELNLPVAPHIPLMSMVTRLVDSKGLDLVIRILDELLYYDEIQFVVLGTGDPSYEHWFREAANRYPNKMSAQIRFNEPLSRRFYAGSDLFLMPSKFEPCGISQLIAMRYGSVPIVRETGGLNDTVHAYNEYTGEGNGFSFKDYNAHDMMNTIRRATAIYRQPEHWRKVSKNALGGDYSWNVSAKEYQEIYQQITKSHA
- a CDS encoding alpha-glycosidase → MLLEALYHVPRDKWAYAYDTKTIHLRIRTKKNDIDSVVAMTGDKYDWDRTYFEITMEKAASDDMFDYWECGVRPKYKRLSYGFRIHAGDETVYMVDSGIGWDYPYPPAGYFEFPYIHEIDVFKVPEWAKEAVFYQIMTERFANGNPATNPEETEVWGGKPEVDNFFGGDLQGVLDHLDDLVDLGINAIYFTPLFLSPSNHKYDTVDYKQVDPHFGDNELLKKVVDSCHAKGIRVILDAVFNHCSEEFPPFQDVLKHGEKSRYAEWFHVNQFPCEVKDGIPSYDTFGFFGNMPKFNTANPEVKAYLLGVAEYWIKEINLDGWRLDVANEIDHHFWRDFRQVVKKANPEAYIVGEVWSDSLIWLQGDQFDSVMNYPFADKVLEFFNGNMDGLTFANRIGSILMRYPQQTNEVVFNLLCSHDTPRLLTRVGGDIRRMKLTVVFLFTFMGTPCIFYGDEIGLTGDGDPDCRKCMEWDPKKRNQELYKFYQGMIALRKKHKALRQGRFRFLQANLHDPCIVYERADETMHFIVWMNNSDSKRTISHPIVTTDWIDAETKDPVKPVNGTMHIDLEPYSYRILCRQLKHS
- a CDS encoding sensor histidine kinase, which produces MIIKKGIRRQIVLHYFLVVFIALLLIEVIFLIALRSYYYDTVYNHIVNHINTANAFYQPFRLTSTDNVNQLSEMIRHFELYTTELQILNPGGQVLSTSTGFEIEQTIKTSDVTQALAGNTGHWIGKQQGTGQIVMAVSQSVSNGFEKTYILRYVTSLEFINDKLMKITLFAVSIGGAVLALVLAFSIGLANSIVKPLNNITTVSAQMAKGRFNVRIKGDYKYELGELSSTLNYMAQEIVRSNQVKDDFVSSISHELRTPLTSIKGWSETLDSGGYDPEETKIGMQIISKETDRLIGLVEELLDFSKLQQNEMKLVKGIVNLRELLQEIMLNLWTKAEKRGIQIKLESDEKPIIYGDANRLKQVFLNIVDNAVKFSHENGVINLSFAMEDKFVIVTVEDHGIGISDEHLRRVKDRFFQVNPLNGGTGLGLAITQQLIELHGGTMEMESELGHGTSVIVKLPLPEGKIPMAGGLENGEDDVAGPTV
- the glgB gene encoding 1,4-alpha-glucan branching protein GlgB; this translates as MTPEQLYLFHEGTWYHSYQCMGAHRATEDGEEGVRFTVWAPNARQVGLAGDWNGWDGSQDTLYRIPDSGIWSRFFPGMQTGTYYKYHITGPYGETFLKADPYAFQAEVRPATASVVTDLSGYHWQDAAWKRKNKSPYTKPMNIYEMHFGTWRQKADGSFYTYRELAGLLIPYLVEMCYTHVEFMPLAEHPYDLSWGYQGTGFFALTSRYGSPHDFMYLVDQLHQAGIGVLLDWVPAHFAKDAHGLRLFDGAPLYEYADPQKAEKPGWGTLSFDYAKPEVISFLISNALFWMDMYHIDGLRVDAVTSMIRLDFEKREGQYSLNAHGGVENLEAISFLQELNKAVFRYYPNALMMAEESSAWAGVTAPVHEGGLGFNYKWNMGWMNDTLSYVEQEFDQRPTHHNLLTFPICYAYSENFTLPLSHDEVVHGKKSLLNKMPGSYEQKFAGLRILLGYQITQPGKKLLFMGGEFGQFIEWKDQEQLDWLLLDYESHRKQLAYTSALNRMYVEEKALWEQDHRWEGFEWLSADDHEQSVLSYMRVGAKPGDTLIIVINFQPRAYDQYRIGLPRSGQYVEILNSDHTDYGGSGLVNNEVMKAEKMVWHGQTYSLEIKLPPLSMVVLKKKPRSRKPRAQEDVSLKAAKVKEKTARKTKRNQRGKQD